A single window of Triticum urartu cultivar G1812 unplaced genomic scaffold, Tu2.1 TuUngrouped_contig_7459, whole genome shotgun sequence DNA harbors:
- the LOC125531551 gene encoding geraniol 8-hydroxylase-like produces MADASGHVRAFPYPPHIWIGYGVCRLVWAFGPAMGSLVGWPKVVRDLFSAGSDTSSSTVEWAMMELLQNPSSMSRACNELAKVIGSKINIDEDDIVRLPYLQAVIKETFRLHPPGPLLLPRKPERTLQIAGYTIPKDSRVFINIWAIGRDDDVWTEPEKFMPERFLGSAVDFKGADFELLPFGAGRRICPGMPLAIRMMHLVLASLLNQFKWSLPVELERNGIDMEEKFGLSLTKVVPLCIVPTPI; encoded by the exons ATGGCGGACGCGTCCGGGCATGTCCGGGCGTTCCCATATCCACCCCATATATGGATCGGGTATGGGGTGTGCCGGCTGGTCTGGGCGTTTGGGCCAGCTATGGGAAGCCTGGTTGGGTGGCCAAAAGTCGTCCGG GATTTGTTCTCTGCTGGTAGTGACACAAGCTCTAGCACGGTGGAATGGGCAATGATGGAGCTTCTCCAAAACCCATCATCAATGTCTAGAGCTTGCAACGAGCTTGCAAAAGTTATTGGATCCAAAATAAACATTGACGAAGATGATATTGTTCGGTTGCCCTATCTCCAAGCTGTTATAAAAGAGACTTTTAGACTTCATCCTCCTGGCCCGCTCTTGTTGCCACGCAAACCCGAGAGAACATTGCAAATAGCAGGTTACACAATACCTAAAGATTCACGCGTGTTCATAAACATATGGGCGATAGGTCGAGATGATGATGTATGGACTGAACCTGAGAAGTTTATGCCAGAGAGGTTCTTGGGTTCAGCGGTTGATTTTAAGGGTGCCGATtttgagctccttccatttggTGCCGGACGTCGGATCTGCCCTGGAATGCCATTGGCTATTAGGATGATGCATTTGGTCCTCGCTTCGTTGTTAAATCAATTTAAGTGGAGTCTCCCTGTTGAGCTTGAAAGGAATGGGATTGATATGGAAGAAAAGTTTGGCCTATCACTTACGAAGGTCGTGCCTCTTTGTATTGTACCAACACCGATTTGA